One Candidatus Dormiibacterota bacterium DNA segment encodes these proteins:
- a CDS encoding OprD family outer membrane porin, translated as MLTKLARVAVTVFAMALAGTTFALAATSATPATTVVAQETPAPKATPNPFSYSGYVRAYDFTRQNASSSAQGGATGQANQQSFNLGISLHGEYKFANSPFTAGASYLYANPLGACSSAADHAKGLPCVSNKQPATNPDDTIPGFQLSTLYEAYLQYKADGFYAKVGNQVINTPWANASDSRIKPAAFQGADVSYAIDKQFTVEASDYIRWENRTSSAFDKSTLLTSFPAGSPGVPSNTLVPGGQTIATDGFFYGKVGYTGFKGVTANAYYYGFQNIANLLWLDARYPISGSKLNPFVALQLGSEKDTGSAVLGKIDASVFGLQGGLNVTPNVAVTLGYDTVPVKTDTVTLPAGFSCKGNSIAGTATAATGSLNYLLPTGGSGNCSSNANGTTNIYYGGLASPYTDSYATDPLFTTSLTQGMSDRRSPGNAFKAQVTFTSNDKRFVSYVTRAWYSYNNPAYAQATYETDFDALYRLNKVGKGAYHGFLVHYRYGERTQTTAGLPLFKYNRFQAEYDF; from the coding sequence GTGTTAACCAAACTCGCGCGCGTCGCAGTGACCGTGTTCGCGATGGCTTTGGCGGGCACGACGTTCGCGCTGGCGGCAACATCGGCAACACCGGCAACGACCGTCGTCGCGCAGGAAACCCCTGCGCCGAAGGCCACTCCAAATCCGTTCTCGTACAGCGGTTACGTCCGCGCCTACGACTTCACGCGGCAGAACGCCAGCAGCTCCGCCCAAGGCGGCGCTACCGGCCAAGCCAACCAGCAGTCGTTCAATCTCGGCATCAGCTTGCACGGCGAATACAAGTTCGCGAACTCGCCGTTCACGGCGGGCGCATCGTACCTGTATGCAAATCCGCTCGGCGCATGCTCGTCTGCCGCCGATCACGCAAAGGGCCTGCCCTGCGTTTCGAACAAGCAGCCGGCGACGAATCCCGACGACACGATTCCGGGCTTCCAACTGAGCACGCTCTACGAAGCGTACCTGCAGTACAAAGCCGACGGCTTCTACGCCAAGGTCGGTAACCAAGTCATCAATACGCCTTGGGCGAACGCTTCCGATTCGCGCATCAAACCGGCCGCCTTCCAGGGCGCCGACGTGAGCTACGCGATCGACAAGCAGTTCACGGTTGAGGCCTCCGATTACATTCGCTGGGAGAACCGCACGAGTTCGGCGTTCGATAAATCGACGCTGCTCACGAGCTTCCCGGCGGGCTCGCCCGGCGTCCCGAGCAACACGCTCGTTCCCGGGGGCCAAACCATCGCGACCGATGGATTCTTCTACGGCAAAGTCGGATACACGGGCTTCAAAGGCGTCACCGCCAATGCGTATTACTACGGCTTCCAGAACATCGCGAACCTTCTGTGGCTCGATGCGCGTTACCCGATCTCGGGTTCGAAACTCAACCCGTTCGTAGCGCTGCAACTCGGCAGCGAGAAGGACACCGGCTCGGCCGTGCTCGGCAAGATCGATGCCAGCGTGTTCGGCCTTCAGGGCGGTCTCAACGTTACGCCGAACGTCGCCGTGACGCTCGGGTACGACACGGTTCCCGTCAAGACCGATACCGTCACGCTTCCGGCCGGCTTTAGCTGTAAGGGCAACTCGATTGCCGGTACCGCAACCGCCGCGACCGGATCGCTCAACTACCTGCTCCCGACCGGTGGCTCGGGCAATTGTTCGTCGAACGCCAACGGCACGACCAACATTTACTACGGCGGTTTGGCCAGCCCGTACACCGATTCGTATGCCACCGATCCGCTCTTCACCACCTCGCTCACGCAGGGCATGTCGGACCGCCGCAGCCCGGGCAACGCGTTCAAAGCGCAAGTGACGTTCACGTCTAACGACAAACGTTTCGTGAGCTACGTGACGCGCGCGTGGTACAGCTACAATAACCCGGCGTACGCGCAGGCGACGTACGAGACCGATTTCGACGCCCTTTACCGCCTCAATAAGGTCGGCAAGGGCGCCTATCACGGTTTCCTCGTGCACTACCGTTACGGCGAGCGCACGCAGACCACCGCGGGCCTGCCGCT